The Clostridioides sp. ES-S-0010-02 genome window below encodes:
- the aroC gene encoding chorismate synthase, whose amino-acid sequence MSGIWGNNLKISIFGESHGNAIGINIDGLPAGIELDFDKIDKEMKRRAPGKNSISTSRNESDIPEILSGYFDGKTTGTPLCAIIRNSDTRSKDYGEVKNLMRPGHADYTGHIKYSGFNDYRGGGHFSGRITAPLVFCGSICKQILSQEGIEIGAHIKKIKNIEDKGFNYIDISRQELLNLQNLELPLLDLSKEEAIKNTILDAKNQGDSVGGIIECAVVGVNVGVGNPFFDSVESTLSHLLFSVPSIKGVEFGLGFDITDMYGSQSNDEMYYDEDTVKSKTNNNGGIVGGITTGMPIVFKVAIKPTPSISKQQNTVNIKDKKDDVLAIKGRHDPCIVQRAVPVIEAVTAIGIFDLMKGR is encoded by the coding sequence ATGAGTGGAATATGGGGAAATAATTTAAAAATATCCATCTTTGGAGAATCTCATGGAAATGCTATAGGTATAAATATAGATGGTCTTCCAGCTGGCATTGAGTTAGACTTTGATAAAATTGATAAAGAAATGAAGAGAAGAGCACCAGGAAAAAATTCTATATCAACTTCAAGAAATGAAAGTGATATACCAGAAATTTTAAGTGGATATTTTGATGGAAAAACTACAGGAACTCCATTATGTGCAATTATAAGAAATAGTGATACTCGCTCAAAAGATTATGGAGAAGTTAAAAACTTGATGAGACCAGGTCATGCAGACTATACAGGTCATATAAAATATTCTGGGTTTAATGACTATAGAGGAGGAGGACATTTCTCAGGAAGAATAACTGCTCCATTAGTATTTTGTGGTTCTATATGTAAACAAATTTTATCACAAGAAGGTATAGAGATAGGAGCCCACATAAAAAAAATCAAGAATATAGAGGATAAGGGTTTTAATTATATAGACATCTCAAGACAAGAATTATTAAATTTACAAAATTTAGAATTACCTTTGCTTGATTTATCAAAAGAAGAAGCTATAAAAAATACTATTCTAGATGCAAAAAATCAGGGAGATTCAGTTGGTGGTATAATTGAATGTGCAGTAGTAGGTGTTAATGTAGGTGTTGGAAATCCGTTTTTTGATTCTGTTGAATCTACTCTATCACATTTACTATTTTCTGTTCCATCTATAAAAGGTGTAGAATTTGGATTAGGATTTGATATTACAGACATGTATGGTTCTCAAAGTAATGATGAAATGTACTATGATGAAGATACAGTAAAAAGTAAAACTAATAATAATGGTGGGATTGTTGGAGGTATTACAACTGGAATGCCAATAGTTTTTAAAGTAGCAATTAAGCCAACTCCATCAATTAGTAAACAACAAAATACTGTTAATATAAAAGATAAAAAAGATGATGTTTTAGCTATTAAAGGTAGACACGACCCTTGTATAGTTCAAAGAGCTGTACCTGTAATAGAAGCAGTAACAGCTATTGGAATTTTTGATTTGATGAAAGGACGATAA
- the pheA gene encoding prephenate dehydratase, translating into MEDLTRYRNKIDDIDKELVQLFEKRMNIVLEIARYKMKNNTTILQKDREEKVLSKAVDNLEDKKYSQETVQFFNSVMEVSRNLQKRLIDNDVEEKNENSSNSSNENFDLLNLYKYKSLKSELNKKNLLVGFPGISGSFTEEALTKFFNTQITKKQFKEFEDVFIALQNKEINYGIIPIENSSTGAISETYDLLGKYGFYIVGEECIKINQNLIGIKGTNLEDIKEIYSHPQGIGQSSEFLKQNSQWKLIPFNNTATSAELVKRLQDKTKAAIASKKAATIYGLEIISPCINDITDNYTRFVVISNEIHIEEESNKMSIVFSVEHEAGKLYKILGYFAENDINMTKIESRPMKNASWRYFFYIDFECSIYDSKVCSLLDMIERNTAYFKFIGVYRNKIE; encoded by the coding sequence ATGGAGGATTTAACGAGATATAGAAATAAAATTGATGATATAGATAAGGAACTTGTTCAACTATTTGAAAAAAGGATGAATATAGTTCTCGAAATTGCTAGATATAAAATGAAAAATAATACTACTATACTTCAAAAAGATAGAGAAGAAAAAGTATTGAGTAAAGCAGTAGATAATCTAGAAGATAAAAAATATTCACAAGAGACTGTACAATTTTTCAATTCAGTAATGGAAGTTAGTAGAAATTTGCAAAAAAGATTAATAGATAATGATGTAGAGGAAAAAAATGAAAACAGTTCAAATTCATCAAATGAAAATTTTGATTTGTTAAATCTATATAAATATAAGTCATTAAAAAGTGAACTTAATAAAAAAAATCTCCTAGTAGGATTTCCTGGTATATCAGGTTCATTCACAGAAGAAGCACTAACAAAATTTTTTAACACTCAAATCACAAAAAAACAATTTAAAGAATTTGAAGATGTCTTTATAGCACTTCAAAATAAAGAAATAAATTATGGAATAATACCTATAGAAAACTCCTCTACAGGAGCAATTTCTGAAACTTACGACCTTTTAGGAAAATATGGATTCTATATAGTTGGGGAAGAGTGTATAAAAATAAATCAAAATTTAATTGGAATAAAGGGCACAAACCTTGAAGATATTAAAGAAATATATTCACATCCACAAGGAATAGGTCAGAGTAGTGAATTTTTAAAACAAAATAGTCAATGGAAATTGATACCTTTTAATAATACAGCAACTAGTGCTGAACTTGTTAAAAGGCTTCAAGATAAAACAAAGGCAGCAATTGCTAGTAAAAAAGCCGCAACGATTTATGGATTAGAAATAATAAGTCCTTGTATAAATGATATAACAGATAATTATACTAGATTTGTGGTAATTAGTAATGAGATACACATTGAAGAAGAGTCAAATAAGATGAGTATTGTATTTTCTGTTGAGCATGAAGCTGGAAAGCTTTATAAAATACTTGGATACTTTGCTGAAAACGATATAAATATGACAAAAATAGAATCAAGACCAATGAAAAATGCTTCTTGGAGATATTTCTTTTATATAGATTTTGAATGTTCTATATATGATTCAAAAGTATGTAGCTTATTAGACATGATAGAACGTAATACAGCATACTTCAAATTTATCGGTGTATATAGAAATAAAATTGAATAG
- the aroE gene encoding shikimate dehydrogenase → MNFFGLIGEKLSHSVSPQIHKRLFEVLNIEGAYKNFEISKENIPMLDDAIKLLRIKGVNVTVPYKERVMEFLDFISPEAKRIGAVNTILLKENKLYGYNTDYFGLDIMFKIANIDIQGKTAVILGTGGASKAAITYLLDSGIDKVYVSSRKKDNKKLSNNSAILIDYEELKNIKGDIILNATPVGMYPNIGLSPVSKSIIQNFDILVDLIYNPKKTSFLEIGQNLGKKTCNGLYMLVGQAIKSQEIWQNTKIDNGVLNIIYEEIKLNFL, encoded by the coding sequence ATGAATTTTTTTGGTCTAATAGGTGAAAAGCTATCTCATAGCGTTTCACCTCAAATTCATAAGAGGTTATTTGAAGTATTGAATATTGAAGGTGCTTATAAGAACTTTGAGATTTCAAAAGAAAATATACCAATGTTGGATGATGCTATAAAATTATTAAGAATCAAAGGTGTAAATGTTACTGTCCCATATAAAGAAAGAGTCATGGAGTTTTTAGATTTTATATCTCCAGAAGCAAAGCGTATAGGGGCAGTTAACACAATTTTACTTAAAGAGAATAAATTATATGGCTATAATACAGATTATTTTGGACTTGACATTATGTTCAAAATAGCTAATATTGATATTCAAGGAAAGACAGCTGTTATATTAGGTACTGGAGGTGCATCTAAAGCAGCCATAACATACCTTCTTGATTCTGGAATAGATAAAGTTTATGTTTCAAGTAGAAAAAAAGATAATAAAAAGCTATCAAATAATTCAGCTATATTAATAGATTATGAAGAACTTAAGAATATAAAAGGAGATATAATATTAAATGCAACTCCAGTAGGAATGTACCCTAATATAGGATTATCACCTGTCTCAAAATCTATTATACAAAATTTTGATATATTAGTAGATTTGATTTACAATCCTAAAAAAACTTCTTTTCTAGAAATTGGTCAGAATCTAGGTAAAAAAACGTGTAATGGATTATATATGTTGGTTGGGCAAGCAATAAAATCTCAAGAAATATGGCAGAATACTAAAATAGATAATGGTGTTTTAAATATTATATATGAAGAAATAAAATTAAACTTTTTATAG
- the aroF gene encoding 3-deoxy-7-phosphoheptulonate synthase, translating into MIVVLKVGADKREVKKLIEAICKEGVEVNPIDGKELTVLGLVGDTSKIDAKRIEANKVVEKVMHVVEPFKKANRKFHPEPSIINVDGMEIGSKKLTMIAGPCSVETEEQIVSIAEDVKKSGAGFLRGGAFKPRTSPYAFQGLRYDGLDLLKKAKEKTGLPIVTEIMSTQDIDVFEENVDVIQVGARNMQNFDLLKELGKTNKTILLKRGLSATIEEWLMSAEYIMAGGNESVVLCERGIRTFETYTRNTLDLSAILAVKKLSHLPVIVDPSHAAGKSWMVDSLSKAAIAVGADGLIIEVHNDPAHALCDGKQSIKPDEYEGLINELKTIASAVGREI; encoded by the coding sequence ATGATAGTGGTATTAAAAGTAGGAGCAGATAAGAGAGAAGTTAAGAAATTAATAGAAGCTATTTGTAAAGAAGGTGTAGAAGTGAATCCTATAGATGGAAAAGAATTAACTGTTTTGGGGTTAGTTGGAGATACTAGTAAAATAGATGCCAAAAGAATAGAAGCAAATAAGGTGGTTGAAAAAGTTATGCATGTAGTAGAACCTTTTAAAAAAGCAAATAGAAAATTTCATCCAGAACCTTCAATTATAAATGTAGATGGTATGGAAATTGGGTCAAAAAAACTTACTATGATAGCTGGTCCTTGTTCTGTTGAAACAGAGGAACAAATAGTTTCTATAGCTGAAGATGTAAAAAAATCAGGAGCAGGATTTTTAAGAGGAGGAGCATTCAAGCCAAGAACATCTCCATACGCTTTCCAAGGATTAAGATATGATGGATTAGATTTATTAAAAAAAGCAAAAGAAAAAACAGGTCTTCCTATAGTTACAGAAATAATGTCAACACAAGATATAGATGTATTTGAAGAAAATGTAGATGTAATTCAAGTTGGAGCAAGAAACATGCAAAACTTCGATTTATTGAAAGAATTAGGAAAAACAAATAAAACAATACTTTTAAAAAGAGGATTATCTGCTACAATTGAAGAGTGGCTAATGTCAGCTGAATATATAATGGCTGGAGGAAACGAAAGTGTGGTTCTTTGTGAAAGAGGTATAAGAACTTTTGAAACATACACTAGAAATACTTTGGATTTAAGTGCAATCTTAGCTGTAAAAAAACTTAGCCATTTACCAGTTATAGTTGACCCAAGTCATGCAGCAGGAAAATCATGGATGGTTGACTCTCTATCTAAAGCAGCAATTGCGGTTGGAGCAGATGGTTTAATAATAGAGGTTCATAATGACCCAGCTCATGCACTTTGTGATGGTAAACAATCAATTAAACCAGATGAGTATGAAGGATTAATAAATGAACTAAAAACTATCGCATCAGCAGTTGGAAGAGAAATATAA
- the aroA gene encoding 3-phosphoshikimate 1-carboxyvinyltransferase: protein MGSLKIYPSKLSGDVKIPPSKSMAHRAVICAALSDGKSRISNIDFSDDIIATIRAMISLGATIEKKEDILEITGIYSKEAILNKENQLNQPKLTIDCNESGSTLRFLVPISLAFDGVKRFIGRGNLGKRPLNTYYEIFDRQGIEYNYKENKLDLIVSGKLKPDEFRVKGNISSQFITGLLFILPTLDSDSKIIITTELESKGYLDLTISTMKDFGVEIVNNNYKEFIIKGNQTYKAIDYKVEGDYSQGAFYLSADAIGEDINILDLKENSLQGDSEVIEILSRMGVEILREDNKIKGITNCLNSTLIDASQCPDIIPVLSVVAALSIGKTTIINAGRLRIKECDRLHAINVELSKLGANIEEKEDSLIIEGVSKLNGGVEVWSHKDHRIAMTLAIASCRCDKPIILKDFECVSKSYPHFFKDFEMLGGRIDEWNMGK, encoded by the coding sequence ATGGGAAGCTTAAAAATATATCCAAGCAAATTATCAGGAGATGTGAAAATTCCTCCATCAAAAAGTATGGCACATAGAGCAGTTATTTGTGCTGCTTTAAGTGATGGAAAAAGTAGAATTTCTAATATAGATTTTTCTGATGATATCATAGCTACTATAAGAGCAATGATATCATTAGGAGCAACCATAGAAAAAAAAGAAGACATTTTAGAAATTACAGGAATCTACTCTAAAGAAGCAATCTTAAATAAAGAGAATCAATTGAATCAACCTAAATTGACTATAGATTGTAATGAATCAGGTTCTACTTTAAGGTTTCTGGTACCTATATCTTTAGCCTTTGATGGAGTAAAAAGATTTATAGGAAGAGGTAATCTTGGAAAAAGACCACTTAATACTTATTATGAGATATTTGACAGACAAGGCATAGAATACAACTACAAAGAAAATAAACTGGATTTAATCGTATCAGGAAAACTTAAACCAGACGAATTTAGAGTAAAAGGAAATATAAGTTCTCAATTTATAACAGGATTATTATTTATATTACCTACATTAGATAGTGACTCAAAGATAATAATTACCACTGAACTGGAATCTAAAGGGTATTTAGATTTAACTATTTCAACTATGAAAGATTTTGGGGTAGAAATTGTAAACAATAATTATAAAGAATTTATCATAAAAGGAAATCAAACTTATAAAGCTATAGATTATAAAGTTGAAGGAGATTATTCTCAAGGTGCATTTTATTTATCAGCAGATGCTATTGGAGAAGATATTAACATACTTGACCTTAAAGAAAATTCTCTTCAAGGAGATAGTGAAGTTATTGAGATTTTATCAAGGATGGGTGTGGAAATTTTAAGAGAAGACAACAAAATCAAAGGAATAACAAATTGTCTAAATAGTACTTTGATAGATGCATCTCAATGCCCAGATATAATACCCGTTTTATCTGTGGTAGCAGCTTTAAGTATAGGGAAGACGACTATAATCAATGCTGGAAGACTTAGAATTAAGGAGTGTGATAGACTTCATGCAATAAATGTTGAGTTAAGTAAGCTTGGGGCAAATATAGAAGAAAAAGAGGATAGTTTGATAATTGAGGGAGTAAGCAAATTAAATGGAGGCGTAGAGGTATGGAGTCACAAAGACCACAGGATTGCCATGACACTTGCAATTGCTTCCTGTAGATGTGATAAACCAATCATATTGAAAGATTTTGAGTGTGTATCAAAGTCTTATCCACATTTTTTTAAAGATTTTGAGATGTTAGGAGGAAGAATTGATGAGTGGAATATGGGGAAATAA
- a CDS encoding 3-dehydroquinate synthase, translating into MEEKLLVNLKENSYNIFIKKSILKNIGKEIKKIYSGNKIFIVTDENVAKLYLYEVKNNLIESGFETKAIILEAGEETKSFNTLPKIYESLLDFKLTRKDLIITLGGGVIGDLGGFTAATFLRGVNFIQIPTSLLAQVDSSVGGKVGVDLERGKNLVGSFYQPKAVFIDPDVLSSLPEKFYRDGMAEVIKYGCIKDKTFFNKLENLKNREEVMQHIEYIIHKCCLIKKTVVEADERDLGDRMLLNFGHTLGHAIEKHYNFTGYTHGEAVGVGMYKITLESEKKGITKQGTSELIKSILINYDLPYDVELGDNKSIIDTISLDKKNLGDTLKIILLKDIGESIIYDTTSKFFQEVK; encoded by the coding sequence GTGGAAGAAAAATTATTAGTTAATCTAAAAGAGAATAGTTACAATATATTTATAAAAAAAAGTATATTAAAAAATATAGGTAAAGAAATTAAAAAAATATATTCTGGAAATAAGATTTTTATTGTTACAGATGAAAATGTAGCAAAATTATATTTATATGAAGTTAAAAATAATTTGATTGAATCTGGATTTGAAACGAAAGCTATAATATTAGAAGCTGGTGAAGAGACAAAGTCATTTAATACTCTACCTAAAATATATGAAAGTTTACTTGACTTTAAGTTAACTAGAAAAGATTTGATTATCACATTGGGAGGAGGGGTAATTGGAGATTTAGGAGGATTTACAGCAGCAACTTTTTTAAGAGGTGTAAATTTTATTCAAATTCCAACATCTCTATTAGCTCAAGTGGACAGTTCTGTAGGTGGAAAAGTTGGAGTTGACCTTGAAAGGGGAAAAAACTTAGTAGGGAGTTTTTATCAGCCGAAAGCAGTATTTATTGACCCAGATGTATTATCATCTCTTCCAGAAAAATTTTATAGAGATGGAATGGCAGAGGTTATAAAGTATGGATGTATAAAAGATAAAACTTTTTTTAATAAGCTTGAAAACTTAAAAAATAGGGAAGAAGTGATGCAACATATAGAATACATTATACACAAATGTTGCCTTATCAAAAAAACTGTAGTTGAAGCTGATGAGAGAGATTTAGGAGATAGGATGCTTTTAAATTTTGGACACACACTAGGTCATGCTATTGAGAAACACTATAACTTTACAGGTTATACTCATGGAGAAGCTGTTGGTGTAGGCATGTATAAGATAACATTAGAGAGTGAAAAAAAAGGGATTACAAAACAAGGTACATCAGAGCTTATAAAATCAATTTTAATAAATTATGATTTACCTTATGATGTTGAATTAGGAGATAATAAATCTATAATAGATACTATATCTCTTGATAAAAAAAATCTAGGTGATACACTAAAAATAATACTTTTAAAGGATATTGGAGAAAGTATTATATATGATACTACTTCTAAATTTTTTCAGGAGGTAAAATGA